The Methanofervidicoccus sp. A16 genome has a segment encoding these proteins:
- the purD gene encoding phosphoribosylamine--glycine ligase — protein MKVLLIGGGAREHAIAEALRKNPSVKLYTVMKNRNPGIYRISEKVSLKPETDVEAIMSFVNEVNPDIAVIGPEAPLEVGVADVLWDMGVPTVGPKKDPAQIETSKEFMRGLMKKYNIKGSVEYASFDTYEGVEEYIDSLSERGIDVVVKPVGLTGGKGVKVVGEQLKDNEEAKKYAKEILEKNIGGGKVVIEEKLVGVEFTLHGFVDGKNIAFTPAVQDHPHAYEGDEGPITGGMGSYSCPDHKLPFLSDRDLEEAKEIMRDTVEAIRKEVGPYQGILYGQFMLTVEGPKVVEYNARFGDPEAMNILPLLKNDFLEICEAIVNGTLDKINLEFERKATVCKYVAPKGYPTNPVKGEVIKVDEEKIRETGALLYYASVDERDGKLYLTGSRSIAVVGVSENIEECERIVEEAIKYIEGEVFHRRDIGKIELIKKRIEIMRKLREGSRE, from the coding sequence ATGAAGGTGTTGTTAATAGGTGGTGGAGCAAGGGAACATGCCATTGCAGAGGCTCTTAGGAAGAACCCCTCTGTAAAACTCTATACAGTTATGAAGAACAGGAATCCAGGAATATACAGGATCTCGGAAAAGGTATCTCTAAAACCTGAGACAGATGTTGAGGCTATAATGTCCTTTGTAAATGAGGTAAATCCAGATATTGCAGTCATCGGTCCCGAGGCACCTCTAGAGGTAGGAGTGGCAGATGTACTCTGGGATATGGGAGTGCCCACAGTAGGGCCAAAGAAAGATCCTGCACAGATCGAGACAAGTAAGGAGTTTATGAGAGGGCTGATGAAAAAGTACAACATAAAGGGATCTGTAGAGTATGCCTCCTTTGATACCTACGAGGGTGTAGAGGAGTATATAGACAGTTTAAGTGAGAGGGGGATAGATGTAGTTGTAAAACCTGTAGGATTAACTGGAGGTAAAGGGGTAAAGGTTGTAGGGGAGCAACTAAAGGACAACGAGGAGGCAAAGAAGTATGCAAAGGAGATCCTTGAGAAGAATATAGGTGGAGGAAAGGTAGTAATAGAGGAGAAACTTGTAGGGGTAGAATTTACACTCCATGGCTTCGTAGATGGAAAGAATATTGCCTTCACTCCAGCAGTCCAGGATCACCCTCACGCCTACGAGGGAGACGAGGGACCAATTACTGGAGGTATGGGATCCTACTCCTGTCCAGATCACAAGTTGCCATTTTTGAGTGATAGAGATCTGGAGGAGGCTAAGGAGATCATGAGAGATACAGTTGAGGCTATAAGGAAGGAGGTTGGTCCATACCAGGGTATCCTCTACGGCCAGTTTATGCTTACAGTTGAGGGTCCTAAGGTAGTTGAGTACAATGCAAGGTTTGGAGATCCTGAAGCGATGAATATACTACCTCTCCTGAAGAACGACTTCCTAGAGATCTGTGAGGCTATAGTTAACGGTACCTTAGATAAGATAAACTTAGAATTTGAGAGAAAGGCAACTGTATGTAAGTACGTTGCACCAAAGGGATATCCAACAAATCCTGTAAAGGGTGAGGTTATAAAGGTTGATGAGGAGAAGATAAGGGAGACTGGAGCACTTCTCTACTATGCGTCAGTAGATGAGAGAGATGGTAAGTTGTATCTAACAGGTTCAAGGAGTATTGCAGTAGTGGGGGTATCGGAGAATATTGAAGAGTGTGAGAGGATTGTAGAGGAGGCTATAAAGTATATAGAGGGAGAAGTATTCCACAGGAGAGATATAGGTAAGATAGAGTTGATCAAAAAGAGAATTGAGATTATGAGAAAACTGAGGGAAGGGAGTAGAGAATAA
- a CDS encoding alanine--glyoxylate aminotransferase family protein, with product MKRIDHEKLLMIPGPTMVSSEVLNAMAYPIIGHRTEEFRTLLEDTVEKMKKVFITEGDVYIITGSGTAVMDMAIANTVDKGDKVLTICNGNFGERFSKIAEVYKGEVIKLEYPWGKGARPEDVKKILEENPDIKVVTVVHNETSTGVRNPIKEIGEVVKDYDALYIVDTISSLGGDYVDVDKFHIDICVTGSQKCLSAPPGISAISISEKAWDVINNTKSKSFYLDIKAYRDRFESKRESPYTPAVSLIYALNKALDRILEEGLENRVKRHERLAKATVAGLETMGIELFAEEWARSITVTSARYPEGIEDGKFRGILSNKYKVIIAGGQGQVSGKIFRIGHMGEAREIHILGTLAAIEMAFKELGYNASGGVEAAKDVLGM from the coding sequence ATGAAAAGAATAGACCATGAAAAACTTTTAATGATTCCAGGACCTACCATGGTATCAAGTGAAGTACTGAATGCAATGGCATACCCTATAATAGGCCATAGAACAGAGGAGTTTAGAACACTGTTGGAGGACACTGTAGAGAAGATGAAGAAGGTGTTTATTACCGAGGGAGACGTCTATATTATCACTGGATCTGGTACTGCAGTTATGGATATGGCTATTGCCAACACTGTAGATAAGGGGGATAAAGTACTTACAATATGCAACGGTAACTTTGGAGAGAGATTCTCCAAGATCGCAGAGGTGTATAAGGGAGAGGTTATTAAATTGGAGTATCCATGGGGTAAAGGTGCAAGACCTGAAGATGTAAAGAAGATCTTAGAGGAGAACCCAGATATTAAAGTTGTTACAGTAGTTCATAACGAAACCTCTACAGGTGTAAGGAATCCAATTAAGGAGATTGGAGAGGTAGTTAAGGATTACGACGCCCTCTATATAGTTGATACCATCTCCTCCCTAGGTGGAGACTACGTAGATGTAGATAAGTTCCACATAGATATATGTGTTACAGGTTCCCAGAAGTGTCTAAGTGCTCCTCCAGGGATCTCCGCAATATCCATAAGTGAGAAGGCCTGGGACGTTATAAATAATACAAAGAGTAAATCTTTCTACCTAGATATAAAGGCGTACAGGGATAGGTTCGAGAGTAAGAGGGAATCACCATATACTCCTGCAGTTTCACTGATCTATGCACTAAATAAGGCGTTGGATAGAATACTTGAGGAGGGGCTGGAGAACAGGGTTAAGAGACATGAGAGATTGGCAAAGGCAACAGTTGCAGGTTTGGAAACTATGGGAATAGAACTCTTTGCAGAGGAGTGGGCAAGATCTATAACTGTAACCTCTGCCAGATATCCAGAGGGTATAGAGGATGGAAAGTTTAGAGGGATCCTCTCTAATAAGTATAAGGTAATTATTGCTGGTGGACAGGGACAGGTTAGTGGTAAGATATTCAGGATAGGACATATGGGGGAGGCAAGGGAGATCCATATACTGGGAACCTTGGCTGCCATAGAGATGGCATTTAAGGAGTTAGGTTATAACGCCAGTGGAGGAGTAGAGGCTGCCAAGGATGTACTTGGGATGTAA
- the hypA gene encoding hydrogenase maturation nickel metallochaperone HypA, with protein sequence MHELSYATSMLNTILETVKNHDFKNVKRVSKINLEIGELTFINVEQLKFAFEVISKSTICEGAEIEVKFIKPYVICGNCGYKGELDVIDDLLISCPKCGSPSSLKIEGGREFNIKNITVEFEDE encoded by the coding sequence ATGCACGAGTTATCCTACGCAACCTCGATGCTAAACACTATATTAGAAACTGTAAAAAATCACGATTTTAAAAACGTTAAAAGAGTAAGTAAGATAAACCTGGAAATTGGAGAGTTAACGTTTATAAATGTGGAACAGTTGAAGTTTGCCTTTGAGGTGATTTCTAAATCTACAATATGCGAAGGGGCAGAGATAGAGGTAAAATTTATAAAACCTTATGTAATATGTGGCAACTGTGGTTATAAGGGAGAATTAGATGTTATAGATGATCTTCTTATAAGTTGTCCAAAATGTGGCAGTCCGTCGTCGTTGAAGATAGAGGGTGGTAGGGAGTTCAACATAAAGAATATAACTGTAGAGTTCGAGGATGAGTAG
- a CDS encoding DUF2121 domain-containing protein produces MSIVVGYYGNNGAVIGGDRRNIIFRGDPKKREELEKKLYSGEIKDEEELKRIAEELGVKVYIEDERVKVKKIDNTLVGEVRSIGADSRRRRMYLTKGMCAIVDILNDDIVNKSIKKGSGIIIFGNKHLKEMVSKELKKYMYDFNRMSIEEVKEVIEDILRKCCGGPTSSKDFDILYTDKREKDLEKVIEKDLEELRRYREELRQKMIDFGKVMAIVDKIENNGEVGVIKNGKLVLNEDHLAIDKICPNPKIFKEIEVEGDFEEGDIVVIENGTMKVKGKDAILKTNYIICRK; encoded by the coding sequence ATGAGTATTGTAGTAGGATACTATGGAAATAACGGTGCTGTGATTGGAGGAGATAGAAGGAATATTATATTCAGGGGAGACCCTAAGAAGAGGGAGGAACTGGAGAAGAAACTGTACTCTGGAGAGATTAAGGATGAGGAGGAGTTAAAGAGGATTGCAGAGGAGTTGGGAGTTAAGGTGTATATAGAGGATGAGAGGGTTAAGGTGAAGAAAATAGACAATACTTTGGTAGGGGAGGTTAGATCCATAGGTGCAGATTCCCGTAGGAGAAGGATGTATTTAACGAAGGGGATGTGTGCCATAGTGGATATACTCAACGATGATATTGTAAATAAGTCTATAAAAAAGGGCAGTGGTATCATCATCTTTGGAAATAAACATCTTAAGGAGATGGTTAGTAAAGAACTTAAAAAGTATATGTACGACTTCAACAGGATGAGTATTGAGGAGGTAAAGGAGGTTATTGAGGATATACTGAGGAAATGTTGCGGAGGTCCAACATCCTCCAAGGACTTCGATATCCTATATACAGATAAGAGGGAAAAGGATCTAGAAAAAGTTATTGAAAAGGACTTAGAGGAGTTAAGAAGATACAGGGAAGAGTTGAGACAAAAAATGATAGATTTTGGAAAGGTAATGGCGATAGTGGATAAGATAGAGAACAACGGTGAAGTTGGTGTTATAAAAAATGGGAAACTTGTCCTAAATGAGGATCATTTGGCTATAGATAAAATATGTCCAAATCCAAAGATATTTAAAGAGATTGAAGTTGAGGGGGATTTTGAGGAGGGGGATATAGTAGTGATAGAGAACGGTACCATGAAGGTAAAGGGTAAGGATGCGATACTTAAAACTAATTATATAATATGTAGGAAATAA
- the pfkC gene encoding ADP-specific phosphofructokinase, giving the protein MEDREIQYSKILRLIEGFSNIGVFLAYNVNVDAIKIFKDGKEVEELINKFQIEEILRSTEKLPKEIKSPVDFIRGLIYSMKYGKPVEVHIVEDETLNRWFDSIKYDEERIGGQVGIISNLLSVLNLRTIIAYTPLLSKKVAEMFNNSDNLLYPTVVNGKLMLGKPIEVYREEDPLKINRIFEYKKGLEFFLGGEKIKTPCANRFIAASDLDVYRVEIKEDLKEKLPEIGEMVDCAILSGYQGIKEKYSDGKDCLYYIEKSQEDIDLLRRKKDIRIHLEFASIQNERLRKMILDKIVPKVDSLGMDEVEIANIMEIMGYEDLSDSLIKESRIENVLYACKTLLESYSNLEVVQVHTLYYLLHLCRRDNLLEEKELEETLELATVLASTKAKLGGISSIEDLKEGIKIPYNRYGKSLRKIVKDIKTSPEYRDYKIAMVPTRLVEDPKSTVGLGDTISSGAFVGYVSLLKNKEQSL; this is encoded by the coding sequence ATGGAAGATAGAGAAATTCAATACAGTAAAATCCTACGACTTATAGAAGGTTTTTCCAATATCGGTGTATTCCTAGCCTACAATGTCAATGTAGATGCAATAAAGATCTTTAAAGATGGAAAAGAGGTAGAGGAATTAATAAATAAGTTCCAGATAGAAGAGATATTAAGAAGTACAGAGAAACTCCCTAAAGAGATAAAAAGCCCTGTAGATTTCATAAGAGGATTAATATACAGTATGAAGTATGGAAAACCTGTTGAAGTACATATAGTTGAAGATGAAACCCTCAATAGGTGGTTTGACAGTATAAAGTACGACGAGGAGAGAATAGGAGGACAGGTAGGAATAATTTCCAATCTACTATCTGTATTAAATTTAAGAACAATAATAGCCTACACGCCTCTATTATCAAAGAAAGTGGCCGAAATGTTTAACAACAGTGATAATCTACTCTATCCTACAGTTGTTAATGGAAAACTCATGTTGGGGAAACCTATAGAGGTGTACAGAGAAGAGGATCCCTTAAAGATAAATCGTATCTTTGAATATAAAAAAGGTTTGGAGTTTTTTCTAGGAGGGGAGAAAATAAAAACACCCTGTGCAAATAGATTCATCGCTGCCTCAGATCTTGATGTTTATAGGGTAGAGATTAAGGAGGATCTAAAAGAAAAGCTACCTGAAATTGGTGAAATGGTAGATTGTGCCATCCTTTCAGGGTATCAGGGAATAAAGGAGAAATACTCAGATGGAAAAGACTGTCTCTACTATATTGAAAAATCCCAGGAGGATATAGATCTATTAAGGAGAAAAAAGGATATAAGGATTCACTTAGAGTTTGCCTCTATCCAGAATGAGAGACTTAGAAAGATGATATTAGATAAAATAGTTCCCAAGGTAGATTCCCTAGGGATGGATGAGGTTGAGATTGCCAACATTATGGAGATTATGGGATACGAAGATCTAAGTGACTCTCTAATAAAAGAGAGTAGGATTGAAAATGTCCTCTATGCCTGCAAGACACTTCTTGAGAGTTATAGCAACTTAGAGGTTGTACAGGTTCACACACTATACTACTTACTACACCTCTGTAGGAGAGATAATCTCTTAGAAGAGAAAGAACTTGAAGAAACCTTAGAGTTAGCCACAGTTTTAGCAAGTACAAAGGCTAAATTAGGTGGGATATCCTCAATTGAAGATCTGAAGGAAGGTATAAAGATACCTTACAATAGATATGGAAAATCCCTTAGAAAAATTGTAAAAGATATAAAGACAAGCCCGGAATATAGAGATTACAAGATTGCAATGGTACCTACAAGGTTAGTAGAGGATCCTAAATCTACAGTGGGATTGGGAGATACTATCTCTTCTGGAGCCTTTGTTGGATATGTTTCCCTGTTAAAAAATAAGGAACAAAGTCTTTAA
- the map gene encoding type II methionyl aminopeptidase produces the protein MDNLEEKLEKLKKAGEIHVKVMEEAVKLVKPGVKLLDVAEYVESRIVELGGGVAFPCNISINEVAAHYSPCYMDEKVFSEGDVVKLDIGVHIDGYIADGAVTVDLSGCYSDLKRASEDALRSAIKEIVPPMKVGEIGAIIQEVIESYGYKPISNLSGHVMERYLLHSGVNVPNVREKSKEYIDVGDIVAIEPFATEGFGQVVDGSERYIFKFLRSRPLRLPLARKLLKLIEEKYPYLPFSERWVLKEDVKYRSALRNLVVSGCIYAYPVLIEKERGIVSQAEHTVLLTENGVEVITKGLL, from the coding sequence ATGGATAACTTAGAGGAGAAGTTGGAGAAGTTAAAGAAGGCTGGAGAGATACATGTTAAGGTAATGGAGGAGGCAGTAAAACTTGTTAAACCAGGTGTGAAACTTTTAGATGTTGCCGAGTACGTTGAGAGTAGGATAGTGGAACTTGGGGGAGGTGTTGCCTTTCCCTGCAACATCTCTATAAACGAGGTTGCTGCTCACTACTCTCCATGTTATATGGATGAGAAAGTGTTTTCAGAGGGGGATGTTGTAAAGTTGGATATTGGGGTACATATAGATGGGTATATAGCAGATGGTGCGGTGACTGTAGATCTCTCGGGGTGTTACAGTGATTTAAAGAGGGCGTCGGAGGATGCCCTTAGATCTGCAATTAAGGAGATAGTGCCACCTATGAAGGTGGGGGAGATAGGTGCAATTATCCAGGAGGTTATCGAGAGTTATGGGTATAAGCCTATATCCAACCTCTCTGGCCATGTGATGGAGAGGTATCTACTACACTCTGGGGTAAATGTTCCAAATGTTAGGGAGAAGTCTAAGGAGTATATAGATGTGGGGGATATTGTAGCGATAGAGCCCTTCGCTACAGAGGGCTTTGGACAGGTTGTAGATGGTAGTGAGAGGTATATATTTAAGTTTCTCAGGTCAAGACCCCTTAGATTACCCCTTGCAAGGAAGTTGTTAAAACTTATAGAGGAGAAATATCCCTATTTACCATTTTCCGAGAGGTGGGTACTGAAGGAGGATGTAAAGTATAGATCTGCTCTGAGGAATTTAGTAGTTTCAGGTTGTATATACGCCTATCCAGTACTGATAGAGAAAGAGAGGGGAATAGTTAGTCAGGCTGAACATACTGTACTACTGACAGAGAACGGCGTAGAGGTTATAACTAAGGGACTACTCTAA
- a CDS encoding GTP-binding protein, with translation MGIEEEIRRIEEELKRTKYNKATQKHIGILKARLAKLRDLQNKPRGGSSGYSYAVKKTGDATVAFVGFPSVGKSTLLNKLTNANSEVGAYAFTTLTIVPGILEYKGAKIQVLDAPGIIAGASGGKGRGSEVLSAVRSADLILLVVDVFTLDHLPILERELYNVGIRLDEKPPDVKIIKKDRGGITINATVPLTKIDEETIRAVLQENKIHNADVVIREDITVDQLIDVISGNRVYIPSLVVVNKIDLADEELIKKIKEKLKDRPHVLISGHKGINLEELKEKIYNTLGFIKVYMKPQGKKPDLDEPLVLLRNSTVEDVCNKLHRDFVKNFRYAQVWGKSAKHPGQRVGLNHVLEDGDILTIVIKRR, from the coding sequence ATGGGAATAGAGGAGGAGATAAGGAGGATAGAGGAGGAACTTAAGAGGACGAAGTACAACAAGGCTACTCAGAAACATATAGGTATATTGAAGGCGAGACTTGCTAAGTTGAGAGATCTACAGAATAAGCCAAGGGGTGGAAGTTCAGGTTATTCCTATGCAGTTAAGAAGACTGGAGATGCTACAGTTGCATTTGTTGGTTTTCCATCAGTTGGAAAATCTACCCTACTAAATAAACTTACCAATGCAAATTCAGAGGTAGGTGCCTATGCATTTACAACTTTAACCATAGTACCAGGTATCTTAGAGTACAAAGGGGCGAAGATACAAGTATTAGATGCTCCAGGGATTATAGCAGGAGCCTCTGGTGGAAAGGGTAGAGGTAGTGAGGTACTCTCTGCCGTTAGAAGTGCAGATCTGATACTGTTGGTAGTGGATGTCTTTACCCTTGATCATCTACCTATACTGGAGAGAGAACTTTACAACGTAGGTATAAGGTTAGATGAGAAACCTCCAGATGTTAAGATAATAAAGAAAGATAGAGGAGGAATTACTATAAACGCCACTGTGCCACTGACTAAGATAGACGAGGAGACTATAAGGGCTGTACTCCAGGAGAACAAGATCCACAATGCAGATGTTGTAATAAGGGAGGATATTACAGTGGATCAACTTATAGACGTGATAAGTGGAAACAGAGTATATATCCCATCCCTTGTAGTGGTTAACAAGATAGATCTGGCAGATGAGGAACTTATAAAAAAGATTAAGGAGAAGTTGAAGGATAGACCTCATGTGTTGATATCTGGACATAAGGGTATAAACTTGGAGGAGTTGAAGGAGAAGATCTACAACACCTTAGGGTTTATCAAGGTTTATATGAAACCTCAAGGTAAAAAACCTGATCTAGATGAGCCCTTGGTACTATTGAGGAACTCTACAGTTGAGGATGTATGTAATAAACTTCACAGGGATTTTGTTAAGAACTTTAGATACGCCCAGGTTTGGGGAAAATCTGCCAAACATCCAGGGCAGAGGGTGGGACTTAACCATGTTCTCGAGGATGGAGATATATTAACTATAGTGATAAAGAGGAGGTAA
- the pstK gene encoding L-seryl-tRNA(Sec) kinase has translation MLIILVGLPSVGKSTFARRLSKELYCRGVDNLVIGSDVIRECFPVWKSEYEEYIKNATYQLIDSALREFYVIVDDTNYYNSKRRDLINIARKRNRDYIIIYLRAPLDVILERNTRRGEKVPNELILEMYNKFDEPGKKYAWDRPDIVVDTNGDIDFNKIVDTILDKGTKKSKIEKNRKEDNSKKEIWDRIDKITREVVGEYIKKGVVKGEDIKVILKLRKEFLKNLKFDTLNGERCLEKLKVDFKRFLDERLDNNK, from the coding sequence ATGCTGATAATACTTGTGGGCCTCCCATCTGTGGGGAAGAGTACCTTTGCAAGGAGACTGTCTAAGGAACTCTACTGTAGAGGTGTGGATAATCTAGTAATAGGAAGTGATGTTATAAGGGAGTGCTTTCCTGTCTGGAAGAGTGAGTACGAAGAGTATATAAAAAATGCAACGTACCAACTTATAGATAGCGCCCTAAGGGAGTTCTATGTAATAGTAGACGATACAAACTATTACAACTCGAAGAGGAGAGATCTAATAAATATTGCAAGGAAGAGAAATAGGGATTACATAATCATCTATCTAAGGGCTCCATTGGATGTTATATTAGAGAGAAATACAAGAAGAGGAGAGAAGGTTCCAAATGAGTTGATTTTAGAGATGTACAATAAATTTGATGAACCTGGAAAGAAGTACGCATGGGATAGACCTGATATTGTAGTGGATACTAATGGGGATATAGACTTTAATAAGATAGTTGATACCATTCTCGATAAAGGTACTAAGAAATCTAAAATAGAGAAAAATAGAAAAGAAGATAACTCTAAAAAAGAGATATGGGATAGGATAGATAAGATAACCAGGGAGGTTGTTGGAGAGTATATTAAAAAGGGAGTTGTAAAAGGAGAGGATATTAAAGTGATCTTAAAACTTAGAAAGGAGTTTTTAAAAAATCTAAAGTTTGATACTTTAAATGGTGAGAGGTGCTTGGAGAAATTAAAGGTTGATTTTAAAAGGTTTTTAGATGAGAGATTGGATAACAATAAATAA
- a CDS encoding cytochrome C encodes MKISPLQAGLFAGFSGAILQGIFKVAPPPAYGLCIACHTRDLINWIMNNIVDTTLGVAPVSEFFPVLTVVGVFLGALIGAVIHKDFKLRSTKNLGISFILGFLVINFALLMGGCPLRMSLRTSYGDIFGIIGLLGLFIGVVVGSELYLKGNLRVP; translated from the coding sequence ATGAAGATATCACCGCTACAGGCAGGGTTATTTGCAGGGTTCTCAGGGGCGATTCTGCAGGGAATTTTTAAGGTTGCTCCTCCTCCAGCCTACGGTTTATGTATTGCATGTCATACAAGGGATTTGATAAACTGGATAATGAACAACATAGTAGATACAACACTGGGAGTAGCTCCAGTATCGGAGTTTTTCCCTGTTTTAACTGTGGTAGGTGTATTTTTAGGGGCGTTGATAGGTGCTGTTATTCATAAAGACTTTAAACTTAGATCCACCAAAAACTTAGGGATTAGCTTCATTCTTGGATTCCTTGTGATAAATTTCGCCCTTTTAATGGGAGGCTGTCCCCTTAGAATGAGTTTAAGAACTAGTTATGGAGATATATTTGGTATAATTGGCCTTCTAGGGTTGTTCATCGGAGTTGTGGTGGGAAGTGAGTTGTATCTAAAAGGGAATCTTAGAGTACCATAG
- a CDS encoding YeeE/YedE thiosulfate transporter family protein gives MEGYLPAIGTFIFGILIGYLGQRSALCFIGGMRDFYLIRDTWLIKGLLGFLGGSLIGYLIFHGLGMIPFYPWILERGLTAIPGDAAGSAGFMAHFLVTIIGGIGVGFLSVIQGGCPFRNYVMAAEGNKSAIAYVLGLLVGAVVFHLLVLPVLKMLL, from the coding sequence ATGGAGGGATATCTACCTGCTATAGGGACATTTATATTCGGTATCCTAATTGGATACCTTGGGCAGAGATCAGCACTCTGTTTTATCGGGGGAATGAGGGACTTTTATCTAATTAGAGATACATGGCTTATAAAAGGACTCTTGGGATTCCTTGGAGGCTCCTTAATAGGATACCTTATATTTCATGGGTTGGGTATGATTCCATTCTATCCCTGGATCTTGGAGAGGGGCTTAACTGCCATACCAGGGGATGCTGCAGGTAGTGCTGGATTTATGGCGCATTTCTTAGTTACAATAATTGGGGGAATAGGAGTAGGGTTTTTATCTGTTATACAGGGTGGATGTCCTTTTAGAAACTATGTGATGGCAGCTGAGGGAAATAAAAGTGCAATAGCCTACGTCCTTGGATTACTAGTTGGTGCCGTAGTGTTTCACCTACTTGTACTACCAGTTTTAAAGATGTTGTTATAA
- a CDS encoding DUF3343 domain-containing protein — MDFLSSIFKKVKKKEEEKKDHRGLIIFKSVKEAIRAEKILKGYSIKVVAPPPEIREGCDLALEYEMVEEIGIKRELEKNNLKPLKFIPLSDPSLKPLELIKVKEFNDGSIMVRCGNMKITVDREGNILNVSGGGCPDVPYLALKLKGRNILEIPEGEVPKELGYTLCAYTLNKSFEEARRIVKENMGRCENDSSRYSTDRGIGSY; from the coding sequence ATGGATTTTCTCTCCTCTATTTTTAAAAAGGTTAAAAAGAAAGAAGAGGAAAAGAAGGATCATAGGGGACTGATAATTTTTAAAAGTGTTAAAGAGGCGATAAGGGCGGAGAAAATCTTAAAGGGATACTCTATAAAGGTTGTTGCCCCACCTCCTGAGATCAGAGAAGGGTGTGATCTCGCTTTAGAGTACGAGATGGTGGAGGAGATAGGGATAAAAAGGGAACTGGAGAAAAATAACTTAAAACCTCTAAAGTTTATCCCTCTAAGCGATCCCTCTCTAAAGCCCCTTGAACTTATAAAGGTAAAGGAATTCAATGACGGTTCCATTATGGTAAGATGTGGAAATATGAAGATAACTGTAGATAGAGAGGGAAACATCCTAAACGTATCTGGAGGGGGATGTCCAGATGTACCCTACCTTGCACTGAAGTTGAAGGGAAGAAATATACTGGAGATCCCTGAAGGGGAGGTCCCAAAGGAGTTAGGATATACCTTATGTGCATATACATTGAACAAATCCTTTGAGGAGGCTAGAAGAATAGTTAAAGAGAACATGGGGAGATGTGAAAATGATAGTAGCAGGTACTCTACCGATAGAGGGATTGGATCTTATTAG
- a CDS encoding NAD(P)H-hydrate dehydratase, whose amino-acid sequence MIVAGTLPIEGLDLIRGEGKLKGNKIVIGNREFPLSMGTGALIGASIKVHEYFGEKLPEVITAGDIGTGEGSLKIYRHLRDVDDDLLVIHYIKPKISEIMKIDFSPKIVADAGGMYAAKAAGIGDKFHIFLPDVGELAFLADEKASHPAYVRGFISEVDDREVPELIKRAYRNRMPRYMVVKGEVDYIVKEGDIIERIDSPRIETMECIGGTGDTLTGVVSSLISCGYRTEEACILGCKVNRLLGEIVNPTPRTQIEELIIQIPKALEMLGL is encoded by the coding sequence ATGATAGTAGCAGGTACTCTACCGATAGAGGGATTGGATCTTATTAGGGGAGAGGGAAAACTGAAAGGAAATAAAATAGTTATAGGTAATAGGGAGTTTCCCCTATCTATGGGTACTGGAGCACTGATAGGTGCCTCCATTAAAGTTCATGAGTACTTTGGAGAGAAATTACCAGAGGTTATAACTGCAGGAGATATTGGTACAGGAGAGGGGAGTTTAAAGATATATAGACATTTAAGGGATGTTGATGACGATCTATTAGTAATACACTATATAAAACCTAAGATCTCTGAGATAATGAAGATAGACTTTTCTCCAAAGATAGTAGCTGATGCTGGAGGGATGTACGCTGCAAAGGCTGCTGGGATAGGAGATAAATTCCACATCTTTCTACCAGATGTAGGAGAACTTGCCTTTTTGGCAGATGAGAAAGCCTCACATCCCGCTTATGTTAGAGGGTTTATCTCCGAGGTAGACGATAGAGAGGTACCAGAGTTGATAAAGAGAGCCTACAGAAACAGGATGCCAAGGTATATGGTTGTCAAGGGAGAAGTTGATTATATAGTGAAGGAAGGGGATATAATAGAGAGAATAGACAGTCCAAGAATTGAAACTATGGAATGTATTGGAGGTACTGGTGATACACTTACAGGGGTTGTATCTTCCCTTATAAGTTGTGGTTATAGAACAGAGGAGGCTTGTATATTGGGGTGTAAGGTAAACAGATTACTTGGGGAGATTGTGAATCCCACTCCAAGGACGCAGATTGAAGAGTTAATAATTCAAATACCTAAGGCTCTTGAGATGTTAGGTTTATAA